Proteins found in one Triticum aestivum cultivar Chinese Spring chromosome 4D, IWGSC CS RefSeq v2.1, whole genome shotgun sequence genomic segment:
- the LOC123097902 gene encoding indole-2-monooxygenase, with product MAHVHVDEMLHEAAAAAPRSLLIATAVLFSLVVVPLLLRIITKQGAASDAKLLSLLPSPPTRLPIIGHLHLMGDLPYVSLAGLAAKYGPELMLVHLGAVPTAVVSSPRTAEAVLRTHDHIFASRPRSMVFDIIMYGQTDSCFAPYGEHFRKARKLVTVHMLNARKIRSQRPAREEEVRLVIGKIAKAAAAREAVDMSELLHSYVNDLVCRAVSGKFSQEEGRNKLFRELTDINAALLGGFNILDYFPSLGRFELVCKVACAKARRVRKRWDLLLDKLIDDHAARMVSREDEAQPEQEEDKDFIDVSLSLQQEYGLTRHHIKAILIDMFEAGTDTSYMTLEFAMAELIRKPHLMKKLQEEVRRNVTNGQEMVAEDDLPNMTYLKAVIKETLRLHPPVPLMIPHFSLDACTVDGYTIPANTRVVINAWALGRHSGYWENENEFQPERFMNGAGVDLKPNEFHYLPFGFGRRMCPGVHSASATVETMLANLMYRFDWKLPPGLKEENIDMTEVFGITVSRKEKLILVPVTA from the exons ATGGCTCACGTACATGTAGACGAGATGCTCCACGAAGCAGCAGCGGCAGCTCCACGATCTCTCTTGATTGCGACTGCGGTGCTCTTCTCCCTTGTGGTTGTGCCGCTCCTGCTCCGCATTATTACCAAGCAGGGAGCGGCAAGCGACGCCAAGCTGCTGAGCCTGCTCCCATCTCCCCCGACGAGGCTCCCCATAATCGGGCACCTACACCTAATGGGCGATCTTCCCTACGTCTCCCTCGCCGGCCTGGCCGCCAAGTACGGCCCGGAACTCATGCTGGTACACCTCGGTGCCGTGCCCACCGCCGTCGTGTCCTCGCCGCGCACTGCCGAGGCCGTCCTGCGCACCCACGACCACATCTTCGCGTCGCGACCGCGGTCGATGGTCTTCGACATCATCATGTACGGGCAGACGGACTCGTGCTTCGCGCCCTACGGCGAGCACTTCCGGAAGGCCAGGAAGCTCGTGACGGTGCACATGCTCAACGCCAGGAAGATACGGTCCCAGCGCCCGGCCCGGGAGGAGGAGGTCCGGCTAGTGATTGGAAAGATCGCCAAGGCCGCGGCCGCGCGCGAGGCCGTAGACATGAGCGAGCTCCTGCACTCGTACGTCAACGACCTCGTTTGCCGTGCTGTGTCGGGCAAGTTCTCCCAGGAGGAGGGGCGGAACAAGCTGTTCCGTGAGCTCACCGACATCAACGCGGCGCTCCTGGGAGGGTTCAACATCCTCGACTACTTCCCGAGCCTGGGGAGGTTCGAGTTGGTCTGCAAGGTGGCGTGCGCCAAGGCCCGACGGGTGAGGAAGCGGTGGGACCTGCTCCTCGACAAGCTAATTGACGACCATGCAGCAAGGATGGTAAGCCGTGAGGATGAGGCCCAGCCGGAGCAAGAAGAAGACAAAGACTTCATCGACGTATCCCTCTCTCTTCAGCAGGAGTATGGTCTCACCAGGCACCATATCAAGGCCATCTTGATA GACATGTTTGAGGCCGGCACGGACACCTCGTATATGACGCTGGAGTTTGCCATGGCGGAGCTCATACGGAAGCCACACCTTATGAAGAAGCTGCAGGAAGAGGTAAGGAGGAATGTAACCAACGGGCAAGAGATGGTCGCCGAAGACGATCTCCCCAACATGACCTACCTCAAGGCTGTCATCAAGGAGACACTCCGACTGCATCCGCCGGTACCTCTCATGATTCCACACTTCTCCCTAGATGCCTGCACCGTTGATGGCTACACGATCCCAGCAAACACTCGTGTCGTTATCAACGCCTGGGCACTCGGCAGGCACAGTGGCTACTGGGAAAATGAAAATGAATTCCAACCTGAGAGATTTATGAATGGAGCCGGCGTTGATCTGAAGCCAAATGAGTTCCATTACTTGCCATTTGGGTTTGGACGAAGAATGTGCCCTGGGGTTCACTCGGCATCAGCAACGGTCGAGACAATGCTGGCAAACCTCATGTACCGATTCGATTGGAAGCTTCCACCCGGATTGAAGGAAGAAAACATAGATATGACTGAGGTGTTTGGAATTACAGTTTCAAGAAAGGAAAAGCTCATCTTAGTCCCCGTGACCGCATGA